A window of the Lactuca sativa cultivar Salinas chromosome 7, Lsat_Salinas_v11, whole genome shotgun sequence genome harbors these coding sequences:
- the LOC111891009 gene encoding pterin-4-alpha-carbinolamine dehydratase 2, mitochondrial: MEDLLLKKCVPCDKKDLSPMREETTNRFRLQVPKWEWVSDDHGVMKLRRKWKVKTFLQGLEFFKVVANLAHAEDHHPDLHLVDSLNITIELCTHACGGLTENDFILAAKIDKLPLQQFLRHM, encoded by the exons ATGGAAG ATTTGTTACTTAAGAAATGTGTGCCATGTGACAAGAAGGATTTGAGCCCCATGAGGGAGGAAACTACCAATAGGTTTAGACTCCAG GTGCCCAAATGGGAGTGGGTAAGTGATGATCATGGTGTAATGAAGTTGCGTAGGAAATGGAAAGTGAAAACTTTCCTTCAAGGATTGGAGTTTTTTAAGGTTGTTGCAAACTTGGCTCATGCAGAAg ACCATCATCCAGATCTTCATCTCGTTGATTCTCTCAACATAACAATCGAGCTATGCACACATGCTTGTG GGGGACTCACGGAGAACGATTTCATACTTGCTGCAAAGATTGACAAATTACCTCTTCAACAGTTCCTTAGGCATATGTGA